The Salegentibacter mishustinae genome includes a window with the following:
- a CDS encoding 7-carboxy-7-deazaguanine synthase QueE encodes MITEETKALVDDGIMLPLMEEFYTIQGEGFHKGTAAYFIRIGGCDVGCHWCDVKESWDPSIHPPTHIGEIVEKAVASSKTIVITGGEPLTWDMTRLTGALKAKGCDIHIETSGAYKLTGQWDWICLSPKKIKLPTEEIYPLAHELKVIIFNKHDFKFAEEQAEKVSENCILYLQPEWSNRDKMMPLIVDFVMKNPKWKVSLQTHKYLNIP; translated from the coding sequence ATGATTACAGAAGAAACTAAGGCATTGGTAGATGATGGAATAATGCTTCCTTTAATGGAGGAGTTTTATACCATACAGGGAGAAGGATTTCATAAAGGAACTGCCGCTTATTTTATAAGAATTGGAGGCTGCGATGTAGGATGCCATTGGTGCGATGTTAAAGAAAGCTGGGACCCATCTATTCATCCGCCAACACATATAGGTGAGATTGTAGAAAAAGCGGTAGCAAGCAGTAAAACTATTGTGATTACCGGTGGGGAACCGCTTACCTGGGATATGACGAGGCTTACCGGGGCATTAAAAGCAAAAGGTTGTGATATTCATATAGAAACCTCGGGAGCTTATAAATTAACCGGACAGTGGGATTGGATTTGTTTATCCCCAAAGAAAATAAAATTACCTACTGAAGAGATTTATCCATTAGCGCACGAGCTTAAAGTGATTATTTTTAATAAGCACGATTTTAAATTTGCTGAGGAGCAAGCCGAAAAAGTTAGTGAGAATTGCATTCTTTATTTGCAACCGGAGTGGAGCAATAGAGATAAAATGATGCCCTTGATAGTTGATTTTGTAATGAAAAATCCAAAATGGAAGGTTTCGCTTCAAACGCATAAATACCTCAATATTCCGTAA
- a CDS encoding S66 peptidase family protein — MQRRKFIQNIGIGSLAFPLASFTQIDKIAPTNNSVIIPQGLKEGDTVGVVSPSSAIFETEPYEIAKENLEAMGLKVKFGKFVKSRYGHLAGTDEERAGELNKMFRDENIQAVMALRGGSGAARILDKLDYDTIKNNPKIFIGYSDITALHLAIYEKTGLVTFHGPLAVSTWNSFSFDYFKRLLFDKEKITFTNPTDKGDNLVQVENRIRTIREGEATGRLIGGNLSVLTGIMGSEYFPSDWEGNILYLEDVGEQIYAVDRMMSQLQLGGVLDKISGFVFGKCTSCNPGGSGYGSLTMEEVIDHYIKPLNIPAFSGAMIGHIDDNVTIPNGLKAKINATKGSIELQENPVK, encoded by the coding sequence ATGCAACGTAGAAAATTCATTCAGAATATAGGAATTGGAAGTTTAGCTTTTCCGCTGGCTAGTTTTACCCAAATTGATAAAATCGCTCCTACTAATAATTCGGTGATAATTCCGCAAGGACTAAAAGAAGGAGATACGGTGGGCGTTGTAAGTCCGTCTAGCGCTATTTTTGAAACCGAACCCTACGAAATTGCCAAAGAAAACCTGGAAGCCATGGGGTTAAAGGTGAAATTCGGAAAATTCGTAAAAAGCCGTTACGGGCATCTGGCAGGAACCGATGAGGAACGTGCCGGGGAATTAAACAAGATGTTTCGCGACGAAAATATTCAGGCCGTAATGGCACTTCGTGGAGGATCTGGTGCAGCAAGAATTCTGGATAAATTAGATTACGATACGATTAAAAACAATCCCAAGATCTTTATAGGTTATAGCGATATTACCGCACTGCACCTGGCCATTTACGAAAAAACCGGACTTGTAACTTTTCATGGGCCATTGGCGGTTTCTACCTGGAATTCTTTCAGTTTTGATTATTTTAAACGTTTGCTATTCGATAAGGAAAAAATCACCTTCACCAATCCTACCGATAAAGGCGATAACCTGGTACAAGTAGAAAACAGGATCAGGACTATTAGAGAAGGCGAAGCCACCGGCAGACTAATTGGCGGAAACCTTTCGGTGCTTACCGGAATTATGGGATCGGAATATTTCCCATCAGATTGGGAAGGCAACATACTTTATTTAGAAGATGTTGGCGAACAAATTTATGCGGTAGACAGGATGATGAGCCAATTGCAATTAGGCGGTGTACTGGATAAAATTAGCGGCTTTGTCTTCGGAAAATGCACTAGCTGCAATCCCGGCGGCTCCGGTTACGGATCTTTAACAATGGAAGAAGTTATAGATCATTATATAAAACCTCTAAATATTCCTGCATTTTCAGGGGCGATGATTGGACATATCGATGATAATGTTACAATTCCTAACGGACTGAAAGCGAAGATAAACGCAACAAAAGGAAGCATAGAACTTCAGGAAAACCCCGTTAAATAA
- a CDS encoding SusC/RagA family TonB-linked outer membrane protein — protein sequence MKNKITIMALLAFFQLTGMFAQQQEVTGTVTVASDGMPLPGVNVLVKGTNEGTVTDMEGNYAVEVGEDAVLVFSSLGFEKQEQPVNGRSVINVSMVENLEGLDEVVVTSFGIEQEKRSLGYAVQEINAEEITKTKQQNVVSALQGQAAGVQITNSGGAPGQSARIIIRGVNSLDPNADNQPLFVVDGVPIDNSTTESAGTPRGLTNRAADINPNDIESLNVLKGAAATALYGVRAANGAVIITTKKGKEGQVRINLNSSIGFEEINRYPDFQEVYGQGFSGEYDPDSFWPNWGPSMEEINAIDPDAKFYDIWRDAFDTGVQIDNSVSISGGNEKATFYGSLGNLGHEGIMPFSDWNRTSARLNGQVKFSEKFTFSGNLNYTISGGNRVPHDRFMERMMYWAPNHDVTDYINPDGTMKTYGNTNPLYDARFSTFEDEVNRTIGNFKFTYSPFEWLDINYLIGTDYYSENRTEITPGPLGIDGEVPLSSTGSISETSIESRDINSNFFITLTKDWTEKFGSTLRIGNDVFERDYKRFDASGSNFVIPQFYDLSYTSQISNSQDKRKKRLVGLYGDLMLSYDDMLFVNITARNDWTSTLPIGNNSFFYPSVNVGWVFSEVVETPEFLTFGKLRGSWAQVGKDTDPYLIGQTYTSPSNYPLNGQVGFTRFSRFGDPLLKPEETTSIEFGTDLRFLENRLGIDFTWYKSNSKDQIIPVPVSESVGFSTFVTNAGEIENKGVEFIIRGTPIKSEDFRWDVSLNAAYNQNEVVNIREGIDEIVVGSQFGYGGSSVTMKLIEGEAYGNIFGTSYERFGADENSIFLNEDLPVVIGENGFPARNGAQLVLGNTTPKWIGGLKNDFTYKGFDFSFLIDFRTGLEQYSQYDNFFSAFGIAEYTLARNDTRVFDGVLADGSPNSQEVWLGQGVGPDGRDYGAGFYRNTYRTVSENFVNDASFIKLRNISLGYSFQENVLNVLPFTSARVSVAANNIILYTPWDGFDPESFSAGAGGNAVGFTGLGYPGVQSLFFTLNLGL from the coding sequence ATGAAAAACAAAATTACAATTATGGCTTTGCTGGCTTTTTTCCAACTTACCGGGATGTTTGCCCAGCAGCAGGAAGTAACCGGTACGGTTACTGTGGCCAGTGATGGAATGCCTTTACCGGGCGTTAATGTGTTGGTAAAAGGGACAAACGAAGGTACTGTTACTGACATGGAAGGTAATTACGCTGTGGAAGTTGGAGAAGATGCTGTTTTGGTATTTTCTTCTTTAGGCTTCGAAAAACAGGAACAACCTGTAAATGGAAGAAGCGTAATTAATGTTAGCATGGTTGAGAATCTTGAAGGTCTTGATGAGGTAGTGGTTACCTCTTTTGGTATTGAACAGGAAAAGAGATCACTGGGATATGCCGTGCAAGAAATTAATGCAGAAGAAATTACTAAAACTAAACAGCAGAACGTGGTAAGTGCATTGCAGGGTCAGGCTGCTGGTGTACAAATAACCAACTCTGGTGGGGCTCCCGGGCAAAGTGCCAGGATTATAATTAGGGGTGTAAACTCTTTAGATCCTAATGCTGATAACCAACCCTTATTTGTTGTAGATGGTGTGCCTATTGATAACTCTACAACCGAATCTGCAGGTACGCCTCGTGGTTTAACGAACAGGGCAGCAGATATTAATCCTAATGATATCGAATCTTTAAACGTGTTGAAAGGAGCTGCGGCTACTGCTCTATATGGAGTTAGAGCTGCAAACGGTGCTGTTATCATCACTACAAAGAAAGGTAAGGAAGGACAGGTTAGAATTAACCTTAATAGTTCAATAGGTTTTGAAGAGATTAACCGATATCCCGATTTTCAGGAAGTGTATGGGCAAGGATTTTCTGGAGAATACGATCCAGACTCTTTTTGGCCTAACTGGGGGCCTTCTATGGAGGAGATTAATGCCATAGATCCAGATGCTAAATTTTATGATATTTGGAGAGATGCTTTTGATACCGGGGTTCAAATAGATAACTCTGTTAGCATTTCTGGCGGAAATGAAAAAGCTACTTTTTATGGTTCGTTAGGTAATTTAGGTCACGAAGGGATTATGCCTTTTAGTGACTGGAACAGAACTTCGGCCAGATTAAATGGTCAGGTTAAATTCAGCGAAAAATTTACGTTTTCAGGAAATTTGAATTATACTATTTCGGGGGGTAATCGTGTTCCTCATGATAGGTTTATGGAACGTATGATGTACTGGGCACCAAACCATGATGTTACAGATTATATAAATCCAGATGGGACCATGAAAACCTATGGGAATACGAACCCATTGTATGATGCTCGTTTTAGCACTTTTGAGGATGAGGTTAACAGAACTATTGGGAATTTTAAATTCACCTACAGCCCCTTTGAGTGGTTGGATATTAATTACCTGATTGGTACCGACTATTACAGTGAAAATAGAACAGAGATTACTCCTGGTCCATTAGGAATAGATGGAGAAGTGCCGCTAAGTAGTACCGGTTCTATTTCAGAAACAAGTATTGAAAGTCGCGATATCAACTCTAATTTCTTTATTACGCTTACAAAAGATTGGACTGAAAAATTTGGAAGTACGCTAAGAATAGGAAATGATGTTTTTGAGAGAGATTATAAAAGATTTGATGCTTCGGGATCCAACTTTGTAATTCCTCAATTTTATGATCTAAGTTATACGAGCCAAATTTCAAATTCGCAGGATAAGCGTAAGAAAAGACTTGTTGGTTTGTATGGAGATTTAATGTTAAGTTATGATGATATGTTATTCGTTAACATAACTGCCAGGAACGACTGGACTTCTACACTTCCAATAGGAAATAATTCATTTTTCTATCCTTCGGTGAATGTGGGTTGGGTTTTTAGTGAAGTTGTAGAAACACCAGAATTTTTAACTTTTGGTAAATTAAGAGGGTCATGGGCGCAGGTTGGTAAGGATACAGATCCATACTTAATAGGACAAACTTACACTTCGCCTTCAAATTATCCGTTAAACGGGCAGGTTGGTTTTACACGTTTTAGCCGGTTTGGAGACCCATTGCTAAAACCTGAAGAAACTACTTCTATTGAATTTGGTACAGATCTTAGATTCCTTGAAAATCGTTTGGGAATAGATTTTACCTGGTATAAATCTAATAGTAAAGACCAGATTATTCCTGTTCCGGTTTCAGAAAGTGTAGGGTTTTCAACATTTGTAACAAATGCAGGAGAGATAGAAAATAAAGGGGTGGAATTTATTATTCGGGGTACTCCAATTAAATCTGAAGATTTTAGATGGGATGTTTCGTTGAACGCTGCCTATAATCAAAATGAAGTGGTAAATATTAGAGAAGGTATAGATGAGATTGTTGTTGGAAGTCAATTTGGTTATGGTGGAAGCTCAGTAACTATGAAGCTTATAGAAGGTGAAGCTTATGGGAATATTTTTGGCACTAGCTATGAAAGATTTGGTGCGGATGAAAATAGCATCTTTTTAAACGAAGACTTGCCAGTAGTAATTGGGGAAAATGGTTTCCCTGCACGAAATGGAGCACAACTTGTTCTAGGAAACACCACTCCAAAATGGATTGGAGGTCTCAAAAACGACTTCACTTATAAAGGTTTTGATTTCTCTTTTTTAATAGATTTTAGAACCGGATTAGAACAATATAGCCAATATGATAACTTCTTTTCTGCCTTTGGGATTGCAGAATATACCCTTGCCAGAAATGACACCCGTGTTTTTGATGGTGTCTTAGCTGATGGTTCTCCGAACAGTCAAGAAGTTTGGTTAGGACAGGGTGTGGGTCCAGATGGTAGAGATTATGGTGCTGGTTTTTATAGAAATACTTATAGAACGGTGAGTGAGAATTTTGTAAACGACGCTTCTTTTATAAAATTGAGGAATATTTCTCTGGGATATAGCTTCCAGGAAAATGTTTTAAATGTTTTGCCATTTACTTCAGCACGTGTTTCCGTAGCGGCTAACAACATTATCCTCTATACCCCTTGGGATGGCTTTGATCCCGAATCTTTTAGCGCGGGAGCCGGCGGGAATGCTGTTGGTTTTACTGGGTTAGGTTACCCGGGAGTGCAAAGTTTATTTTTCACGCTTAATCTAGGACTATAA
- the dacB gene encoding D-alanyl-D-alanine carboxypeptidase/D-alanyl-D-alanine endopeptidase: MKNCHPLKFPLKAFILFATIIIFGSCSSTRKISKPLDKIFEESPVFQQGFSGFMVVDPEENKTLYSHNEEKYFTPASNTKLFSFYAGLKILGDSIPALQYRIDNDTLYFKATGDPSFLNEDLPGSKVFEFLKQTDKHLAYIAPTFTEKHQGPGWAWDDYNAYYSAERTAFPIYGNMVGFEFQKNKEFPVVSPAIFTDSLVSSKDSLISSRLRRDIVKNRFTFNNQKKDSEFSQVVPFKYSSEILVNLLSDTLQKPISFIQNSALNKNLNNTLYSIPSDSIYKRMLKVSDNFIAEQILLMAANKVSDTLKSDIAIDYMKENHLKDLPDEPMWYDGSGLSRYNLFTPRSMVKLLQKIKAEVPQEELLDMLPAGGHSGTIKNYYKADKPYVFAKTGTLKNNHSLSGYLKTKNGKLLIFSFMNSNYTVPTTVLKAEMEKVLLQIRDNY, translated from the coding sequence GTGAAAAATTGCCACCCACTTAAATTTCCCCTAAAAGCTTTTATACTTTTTGCAACTATCATAATATTTGGCTCCTGTTCAAGCACGAGAAAAATAAGCAAGCCACTAGACAAAATTTTTGAAGAATCCCCGGTTTTCCAACAGGGGTTCTCGGGTTTTATGGTAGTTGACCCCGAAGAAAACAAAACCCTTTACAGCCATAACGAAGAAAAATATTTTACTCCGGCTTCAAATACCAAGCTCTTTTCTTTTTATGCAGGCTTAAAAATATTAGGCGATTCTATTCCCGCACTTCAATATCGAATTGACAACGATACGCTTTATTTTAAGGCTACCGGAGATCCCTCTTTTTTAAATGAGGATCTACCAGGATCAAAGGTTTTTGAATTCTTAAAGCAGACTGACAAACACCTGGCTTACATTGCGCCAACATTTACCGAAAAGCACCAGGGACCAGGTTGGGCCTGGGACGATTACAATGCATACTATTCGGCTGAACGTACCGCCTTTCCTATTTATGGCAATATGGTGGGATTTGAGTTTCAAAAAAATAAGGAGTTTCCCGTGGTTTCACCTGCAATTTTCACAGATTCCCTGGTAAGCTCAAAAGACAGCCTAATTTCTTCACGGCTTAGGCGCGATATAGTCAAAAACCGTTTTACGTTCAACAATCAAAAGAAAGATTCAGAGTTTTCTCAAGTTGTTCCCTTTAAGTATTCTTCAGAAATTCTGGTAAATCTCTTAAGCGATACACTTCAAAAACCGATTAGTTTCATTCAGAATTCAGCATTAAATAAAAATCTAAATAATACCTTATATAGTATTCCAAGCGACAGTATTTACAAAAGGATGTTGAAGGTGAGCGATAATTTTATAGCTGAACAAATTTTACTAATGGCGGCAAATAAAGTTTCAGATACCCTAAAATCTGATATTGCCATAGATTATATGAAAGAAAATCATCTAAAAGATTTGCCAGATGAACCTATGTGGTATGATGGTTCTGGCCTTTCTCGCTATAATCTTTTTACACCCAGAAGTATGGTAAAATTACTTCAAAAAATTAAAGCTGAAGTTCCGCAGGAAGAATTGTTAGATATGTTACCTGCCGGCGGACATTCTGGAACGATAAAAAATTACTATAAGGCTGACAAGCCTTATGTTTTCGCCAAAACCGGTACATTAAAAAACAATCACAGTCTTAGCGGATATTTAAAAACGAAAAATGGCAAGCTATTGATTTTTAGTTTTATGAATAGCAACTACACGGTTCCCACTACTGTTTTAAAGGCGGAAATGGAAAAGGTGCTGCTTCAAATTCGTGATAATTACTAA
- a CDS encoding SusD/RagB family nutrient-binding outer membrane lipoprotein translates to MNFLKNKYTYLVIASMFMFSSCDDYLDINDDPNNPTEAPISALMVNSTFETAQNTFRMGNITTNYVQHLASPNPASSSDVMDPVNYSGTWSSMYNVMTDLSDLINQSRENGANHYEGVGQILMAINLGMTVDAWGSIPYSEGLDFQTITPSYDDDSALYQEILNLLDEGLVNLSNPTEVSVGEDDFIYGGDISKWMKLGNMLKARYLNHYSETGSYDPAAVLAALDSGMESNADDAQVEYFPEQFNPWANVAINNANLLLGGWISEQFIESLDGTLYGVQDPRLPYMVGATDDGEYIGVENGAGRGNAPEQGARSVLEPGDYYSSELAPILIATYFEQKFIEAEAAFEIDKSRSYEAYLTGIRAHMTKIGVEPAEIDAYMSNPEVSMGEADFTMDEIFEEKWIAMFLHPEAWVDARRYDYSYEDFDLPANVNPDLNGEFISRLAYPDSEVSRNGSNVPDVSLTDKIFWDE, encoded by the coding sequence ATGAATTTTCTAAAAAATAAATACACATACCTTGTCATTGCCAGTATGTTTATGTTTTCATCGTGCGATGATTACCTGGATATTAACGATGACCCGAATAATCCTACAGAGGCTCCAATTTCAGCCTTAATGGTGAATTCCACTTTTGAAACGGCCCAGAATACCTTTAGAATGGGAAATATTACTACTAATTATGTGCAACATCTCGCTTCCCCTAACCCGGCCAGTTCTTCAGATGTTATGGACCCGGTAAATTATAGCGGCACCTGGTCCAGTATGTATAATGTAATGACAGATTTGAGCGACCTTATAAATCAATCCAGAGAAAATGGAGCAAACCACTATGAAGGTGTAGGACAAATCTTAATGGCCATAAACCTGGGAATGACGGTAGATGCCTGGGGAAGTATTCCTTATAGTGAAGGACTGGATTTTCAAACTATCACTCCGTCTTATGACGATGATAGTGCATTGTACCAGGAAATCTTGAACTTGTTAGACGAGGGACTTGTAAATTTATCTAACCCTACCGAAGTTTCAGTGGGAGAAGACGATTTTATTTATGGCGGAGATATTAGTAAATGGATGAAACTGGGGAACATGCTTAAAGCAAGGTATCTTAATCACTACAGTGAGACAGGTTCTTATGATCCTGCTGCGGTGCTTGCTGCTTTAGACAGTGGAATGGAGTCCAATGCAGATGATGCTCAGGTAGAATATTTTCCAGAACAGTTTAATCCATGGGCAAACGTAGCTATAAATAACGCCAATTTACTTTTAGGAGGTTGGATTTCAGAGCAATTTATAGAAAGTTTGGACGGGACACTTTATGGGGTCCAGGATCCAAGGCTGCCTTATATGGTTGGTGCCACAGATGATGGTGAATACATTGGCGTAGAGAATGGAGCTGGTAGAGGAAATGCTCCGGAGCAAGGAGCTCGGTCTGTGCTTGAACCTGGTGACTATTACTCGAGTGAGTTGGCGCCAATATTAATAGCTACTTATTTTGAGCAGAAATTCATTGAAGCTGAAGCTGCTTTTGAAATTGATAAAAGTAGATCTTATGAAGCCTATTTAACAGGAATTAGAGCTCATATGACTAAAATAGGGGTTGAGCCGGCTGAAATTGATGCTTATATGAGTAATCCTGAAGTAAGCATGGGTGAAGCAGATTTTACCATGGATGAAATATTCGAGGAGAAATGGATTGCCATGTTCCTACATCCTGAAGCCTGGGTTGATGCTCGTAGGTATGATTATTCTTATGAAGATTTTGATCTGCCGGCAAACGTAAACCCAGATCTTAATGGGGAGTTTATTAGTAGGTTAGCATATCCTGATTCTGAAGTTAGTAGAAATGGAAGTAATGTTCCTGATGTAAGTCTTACCGATAAGATTTTTTGGGATGAATAA
- a CDS encoding M14 family metallopeptidase: MNFKKLSFLFFVCAFFTLSSSTAQDKELYRELYNSYENFKEKSIEKRRFTQTKIRPLIDNFNQKENFKVTKVGESIEGRPLQLISVGEGDVDIFLWSQMHGDESTATMAIFDILNFLDSEAFLEEKEEMLKNVKLHFLPMLNPDGAARFQRRNLLGVDINRDALRLQSPESKALKNVRDSLDADFGFNLHDQSTYYNAERTPKPATISYLAPAYNYEKSINEVRGAAMQVIVQMNNILQEYAPGQVGRYNDDFEPRAFGDNIQKWGTSTILIESGGYPKDPEKQEIRKLNFVSILAAIFSIADGDYKNAEISKYEEIPNNDRKLFDLKLTGLTYELLGEDYILDLGINQYEVQDEDLDYFYNSSISDQGDLSTYYGYEEFEASGYKFEQGKIYPETFENLEKFQQVNISEILKEGYSYVVLKELPKDDFTKLPINLVTEDFEIPENLQPNFFLKKDGNLEYAVINGFFIDLSEEKFDVENALILD; the protein is encoded by the coding sequence ATGAATTTTAAAAAATTAAGTTTCCTGTTTTTTGTATGCGCTTTTTTCACCCTTTCAAGTAGTACAGCACAGGATAAAGAACTCTATAGAGAACTATACAATTCTTATGAAAATTTTAAAGAGAAATCTATTGAAAAGCGCCGTTTTACGCAGACTAAAATTCGGCCTTTAATCGATAATTTCAATCAAAAGGAAAATTTTAAAGTCACTAAGGTTGGGGAATCTATAGAGGGTAGGCCACTTCAGTTAATTTCTGTAGGTGAAGGCGATGTAGATATTTTTCTATGGTCGCAAATGCATGGCGATGAATCTACCGCTACCATGGCAATTTTCGATATTCTCAATTTCCTGGATTCCGAAGCATTTTTAGAAGAAAAAGAAGAAATGTTGAAAAATGTAAAACTTCATTTTCTGCCAATGCTAAATCCTGATGGTGCAGCCCGTTTTCAGCGTAGAAACTTATTGGGTGTAGATATTAATCGTGATGCCCTGAGATTACAGTCACCGGAAAGTAAAGCTTTAAAAAATGTGCGTGATAGCCTGGATGCCGATTTTGGTTTTAATCTTCATGATCAAAGTACCTATTATAATGCTGAAAGAACTCCAAAGCCTGCAACCATTTCTTATTTAGCGCCGGCCTATAATTACGAAAAATCAATAAATGAAGTGCGTGGAGCAGCGATGCAGGTAATTGTGCAAATGAATAACATTCTGCAGGAATATGCGCCGGGCCAGGTGGGACGTTATAACGACGATTTTGAGCCTCGTGCTTTTGGAGATAATATTCAAAAATGGGGGACAAGTACTATTCTAATTGAATCTGGTGGTTACCCAAAAGATCCGGAAAAACAGGAAATTAGAAAGTTGAATTTCGTTTCTATTCTTGCCGCCATATTTTCTATTGCCGATGGGGATTATAAAAATGCTGAAATTTCTAAATATGAAGAGATTCCCAATAACGACAGGAAGCTATTTGATTTAAAACTTACCGGGCTTACTTATGAATTATTAGGAGAAGACTATATTTTAGATTTAGGGATTAACCAATACGAAGTTCAGGATGAGGATCTGGATTATTTTTATAATTCCAGTATTTCAGATCAGGGAGATCTTTCTACCTATTACGGATACGAAGAATTTGAAGCTTCTGGTTATAAATTTGAACAGGGGAAAATTTACCCGGAGACCTTTGAAAATTTAGAGAAATTTCAACAAGTGAATATTTCAGAAATACTTAAAGAGGGTTATTCTTATGTCGTTTTAAAAGAGTTGCCGAAAGATGATTTTACCAAATTACCTATAAACCTGGTAACCGAAGATTTCGAAATTCCGGAAAATTTGCAGCCTAATTTCTTTCTAAAAAAAGATGGAAACTTAGAGTATGCTGTAATTAATGGGTTTTTCATAGATCTTTCAGAAGAAAAATTTGATGTGGAAAATGCGCTTATTTTAGATTAG
- a CDS encoding DUF2911 domain-containing protein codes for MKKILLTAVCLIGFLGFQDVLAQETEQSSDPNFPKLDTSPLDMIIHRNQKDEVIMRVIYSRPQMRDREIFGKLVPYGEVWRTGANEATEITFYNDMTVGGETVKAGTYTLYTIPDEKHWTVILNKSVHTWGAYEYTDERDYVRIKVPVRNASHNIENFSMTIEQKENEEGANLLMGWADKYVKVPFSPAGQ; via the coding sequence ATGAAAAAAATACTTTTAACAGCAGTTTGTTTAATAGGATTTCTTGGATTCCAGGATGTACTGGCACAGGAAACAGAGCAAAGCAGTGATCCTAATTTCCCGAAATTAGATACCAGCCCTCTTGATATGATTATACACCGAAATCAAAAAGACGAGGTAATCATGAGAGTAATATACAGCCGTCCTCAAATGCGGGATCGTGAAATTTTCGGAAAACTGGTACCTTATGGAGAAGTTTGGAGAACCGGAGCTAACGAAGCTACGGAAATTACTTTTTATAATGATATGACCGTTGGTGGCGAAACTGTAAAAGCTGGCACCTATACGCTTTACACTATTCCAGATGAAAAGCATTGGACCGTAATCCTGAATAAATCAGTTCACACCTGGGGCGCTTACGAATATACCGATGAAAGAGATTATGTAAGAATTAAAGTTCCAGTTAGAAACGCGAGTCATAATATTGAGAATTTCTCTATGACTATAGAGCAGAAAGAAAATGAAGAAGGCGCTAACCTATTGATGGGTTGGGCAGATAAATATGTAAAAGTACCCTTCTCTCCTGCGGGACAATAA
- a CDS encoding peptidoglycan recognition protein family protein, with protein MRYIIIIFTLFLFSCKSADVSERIIDRPIIFNEERMQLSLDYLEERYGLEKSSPEISPKMIVLHWTAIPDLESSFRAFNSVKLPGAREDIQKAGALNVSAHFLVDHDGTIYRLMPETTMARHVIGLNHAAIGVENVGGTKETPLTKAQLKSNIDLVKYLAEKHDIEYLLGHYEYPQFEGHELWLEKDESYRTQKTDPGKEFMQKVRKKTKNLNFKPVPKNDAK; from the coding sequence ATGAGGTATATAATTATCATTTTCACACTCTTTTTATTCAGTTGTAAAAGTGCTGACGTTTCCGAGAGAATAATAGATCGTCCTATAATTTTTAATGAAGAACGAATGCAGCTTAGCCTGGATTATCTGGAGGAACGTTACGGTTTAGAAAAATCTTCTCCTGAAATTTCTCCAAAAATGATCGTGCTGCACTGGACGGCAATTCCAGATTTAGAAAGTTCGTTTCGTGCATTTAATTCGGTTAAATTACCTGGCGCCAGAGAAGATATTCAAAAAGCCGGTGCTTTAAATGTATCTGCTCATTTTCTGGTGGATCACGATGGTACAATTTACAGGTTAATGCCAGAAACTACAATGGCGCGACACGTAATTGGCTTAAACCACGCAGCAATTGGAGTCGAAAATGTCGGAGGTACTAAAGAAACCCCGCTTACTAAAGCCCAGCTTAAGTCTAATATTGATTTAGTGAAATATTTAGCTGAAAAACATGATATAGAATATTTGCTGGGACATTATGAATATCCGCAGTTTGAAGGCCATGAATTATGGCTGGAGAAAGACGAATCTTATCGAACTCAAAAGACCGATCCCGGTAAAGAATTTATGCAAAAAGTTCGGAAAAAAACTAAAAACCTTAATTTTAAACCTGTTCCTAAAAACGATGCTAAATGA